The nucleotide window ACTCCATCGAGTAAACGTTACAGTGCTAAACCCACAAGTCCCCAAAGCGGAAACCCATTGAAACACACTATCACGCCATAACCAATCATCTTTAAATCTATAGTTGACCAAAACTAAGCCTAACGCCCCAATAACCAATAAAACCCATAAAGCTCGATGTTGAGCATTACCCCATAAAGCAGATATCCGGCGTTTATACAATAAACGATAGTGTACCGGAAAACTAATCGCTCCTGCAATCATAATCGGAATAATAGCCCACTGAATTAGGGGAGCATAAGCGTCAATACTATCATCTGTAATCGTAAACCCTCCCGTAGAAATTGCTGTCATCCCATGATTGAGGGCATCCCACCAAGGCATCCCGACAATTTTTAACCAAAAAACACCGGCGATCGTATAAAGTAAATAAATCCACCAAATTCGTCTAACTGTAGAGCGTACTGTTAAATTAATTGTTTTACTGCGTCCTTCTGCACTATAAAGTTGATAAGGATCAGTATTAGTATCTAAAAGAGAAACCACTAAAACAATCACCCCTACCCCTCCAACCCATTCCATAAAAGAGCGCCACCACTGTAAACTATGAGGAAGTTTACTCTCATGCAATGCCATCGTTAATCCTGTGCTAGTCATCCCAGAAAAAGCTTCAAAGATAGCATTAATTGGGTGTTGAAATTCTAATATCGTTAGAGGTGTTAAAGGTCTAGTGGCGAGAGTATTGGCAACTAATACAAAAGGAATAGCAGCAAACAGAGGAATAATACCCCATCCTATAGCCGCAGTAATCATCGCTTCTGTTGTTCTACTGGATTTTGCTCCGGCAAAACAACGATATAAAAGATAACCAATACCCCAAGAAGCGATCGCACAAGTTAAAAAAGGTATAATAGCATAATATTCACCCCAAAAAAGACACACAGGGATAGAAATAATTGCCATACCCCCTGGAACTAGGAGCAATAAACCGAGGTCACGTAAAACAGTTTTAATTAATGGATTCACTGTTGTACCAAACTCAACAATCTTTGAGCAATAATTTTTTCTGGATTAGCAATAACTTGGACTCCTAAATGTTCAAACATCTTTTGATGTTGATTTTCTTGAATCACTGCGATTAAAGTTTTTATTCCCTTTTCTTTTCCGAGTAACATCGCCATCAAATTAACCGAATCATCTTCAGTCGTTGCGATGATTGCATTAGCTTTATCCGCTTCCGCTTCATCGAGAATACCTCCTTCGGCAATGTTCCCTTGAAATACATCTACATCATATTTTTTGAGGATGCTTTGCGCTAAATCTTGATTTTTTTCGATAACCCCAACTCGATAACCTTGATCTAGAGCCAGGGAAATTAAGTGTTGAGCTACAATTCCTGCTCCGACAATAATAAGATACATATTAATTATTTTTTTACTTTTATTAAACTATCTTTTAATGTTATTTAAATAATCTATCTCAAGACTGAATTGATAAATAGTTATATATTTCTTAGGCTAGATGATTATTTTTGTTTTTTATGAAAAGGTGAGCATTAAAACTATAATAATTCAAGTTTAATGCTTTAAATATCTAAATCAAAAAATAATCCAATGCCGTTTGTGACTTCCTTATTTGCTGTCGGTTTAGCCTTAATTCATTTATATTGTGGGAAATTAAGATTTTTAGATGAAATTCCTCGAAGTCGCTGGCTTTCAATCGCCGGCGGGGTATCAGTGGCTTATGTTTTTGTTCATATACTTCCGGATTTAAGTGATAGACAAACTCACTTAAGTGATCTCAAAGTTTTAAGTTTTATAGAATATCATGTTTATCTAATGGCTTTGTTAGGTTTAATCGTATTTTATGGATTAGAAAAATTGGTTAAATCTTCCCGAAAACCTGAAAAAGAAATAGGAAAAGAGACCACTACTAATATTAAGATTTATTGGTTACATATTACTTCTTTTGCTCTCTATAATGGATTAATTGGGTATTTATTGGTTCATCGGGAAACTACAGGGTTAGAGAGTTTAATTTTCTTTTTTGTTGCCATGAGTTTACATTTTTTAGTTAATGATTATGGCTTGCGACAAGATCACCGAAATACTTATCATAAAAGTGGACGTTGGATTTTAGCTGGCTCAATTATTTTAGGTTGGATAATTGGCACAGGAACAAAAATTTCTGAAGCCGGACTTAGTGTATTTTTTTCCTTTTTAGCCGGAGGAGTTATTTTTAATGTCTTAAAAGAAGAATTACCCGAAGAAAGAGAAAGCCGTTTTTGGGCTTTTTTTATAGGTGCTATTGGCTATTCTGTCTTATTACTTTCTCTCTAAAATAAATAGATTTACCCAGACCAAAATCAACAGTCACGATAACTTGATTAATCCCAAAATATTTAAATCTTTTGATAGAAGAGATTTAGAGTAGAAGTTGTTACCGTAGTAAATAATCAAACTTGTCAGAAAAATTGATTAACACTCGAATTTCAATCCTAGAGTTTTTCTAGGCAGTAACTTCCCCTAGAACTCATTAAATTTTTAATCCTATGATATCTAAGCCAGACACAATTAAACGCAAGGAAATACTCAGAGCGATTTTAGCCGTCTCAATTATTATAGTCGGCATTACTCATTTTATCCGACCGGATCAATATGCAAAAATCGTTCCGCCTCTATTTCCTAACCCAGTTGCTTTAGTTTATATTAGTGGGTTTTTTGAAATTTTAGGAGGGATAGGATTAATTATTCCTTTCGTAAGTGTAGCAGCAGCATGGGGACTTATCGCCTTATTTATCGCAGTTTTTCCCGCTAATATTTATCAAGCTATTTATAGTATTCCCATTGAAGGTATTCCTCATCATCCCCTACTTTATTGGGTTAGACTTCCGTTTCAAGCCGTTTTAATTGCTTGGGCGTGGTGGTACACTCGCAAACCCGAAGAACAACCCGGTGCTAGTGAAATTGCTGCTAAATTAAGATCTTTAAGTTACAATGAATAATAATATCCCTGGTAATTTACCCAAATTAGGGCTAGTCTGTATCACAGCCTCTAAAACGATTCGTTTCCGCACAATAACCAGCAAAAGATTATTACAATTTTCTATTTCTGAACAACAAACCTTATTAAGAGACATCTATCACGATAATCTACAACGCTTACATACTGCCATAACTTTTTGTCTTAACGAAGGAATTAGGTTATATAGACTGAGTTCCGGATTATTTCCCTTTTCCGATGAACCCGTAGGAGAAGAAATTTTAACAGAGTTAGCACCCTCATTGGAAAAAATAGGTCATTATGCTCTTAATTCTGGCATTCGTTTAGTGTTACATCCTCCCCAATTTGTGGTATTAAATTCCGATCGTCCCGAAGTTATTGACAATAGTATCAAAATTTTGACCGCTCATAGTCGAATGTTAGACTTATTACAATTACCCCAATCTCCTTGGTCATTAATGAATATACACGGAGGTAAAGGCGATCGGCGAGAAAAATTAATAGAAGTTATCCAAAATTTGCCGGACTCAATTCGATTCCGACTTACCCTAGAAAATGATGAATATACCTACAGCGCCGCTTCAATTTTAGAAATTTGCCAAGCCGCACAAATTCCGATGGTTTTTGATGCTCACCATCATATCATTCATGAACATTTAGACACTTATGAAGATCCCAGTGTTGCCCAAATGTTAGCACTTTCTCGCACAACTTGGAAAAATCCCCAATGGCAACTGGTTCATATTTCTAATGGGGAACAATTTTTTAATGATCCACGCCATAGCGATTTTATCACTGTTATGCCCAGTTCTTATCGAGATGCACCTTGGATTGAAGTAGAAGCAAAACAAAAAGAATTAGCTATTGCTAAACTACGTCAAGATTGGTTACACCCTCTATCAACCGTTCAATCAGCATAATTAAAGTAGTTTAGCTTGTGTGATTGCTTTTTGTTGATAGCTTTTTAACCCTTGGAGGACTACAAATGAAAGTTTATCTATAGTTAATGCTGTTTTAACTTTATAATCATTAATATCATAATTCAGACTGACTATATCTTCAGACATAATGTTAGCGTGTCCCGCACGCATAACGATCCGTATTAGTTGATTATCTAGCACTTTACGGATATACTCTACCACTTCTAATCCTGTCCTATCCCTTTCCATCATCACATCTAAAAACATGAGGACAATATCCGGATGGGTTTTAATCATCTGTTTTGCATCTTGCACTGAATAAGCACTGAGAAATGTTAAGTTTTTTCTCTTAAATGTAAAATCATTTAAAGCTAACTTAGTCATTTCGTGAATGGCAATTTCATCATCCACGATTAAAATTTTCCAAGGAGAGGCTAAATCGTTGTTTTTGCTCTTAAGCTTTGGCTGTTTTTCTTTTTCCGTAAAAATACTCAAATTGATACTTTCAAGTGTCATCATTTTTTTAACCCTCTTCAGCTAACTTTATTTTAGTCTTTTTTTTACTAAGATATAGCTTAATTGATACCCTTTATTCAACATTGTTATATTGTTTTTAGGTTTGGGATCAGCTTTGTAACATTCTTAGGTATTCCTATCTTGGACATTATGAATAATCGTTAAATATTTTTTAGGATTAGTTCAAATCTATCTAATTAAATAGGAATTTATGCTTTAAGGTTTGTTCAGGTTTTCCTTGATCTCAGTTAATATTCACTCTATTTGGAAGGGGTTGACACTGGCGATCGCTTCTTACCTCAGTCAATTTTTTACAGATAAATTTAATCTTTAATGTTTTGGGAAGACTGTTTAAAGAAATCTGTTTACCCTGAAGTTGACCCGGTTTTTCTAATTCTCTTACTTTTTGCAGATTTCTTGGGGAAAAAAATATCATAAGATAGCGTCCTCCTAATCGTTTATATAGATTTTTTTTGAGTCTTGAATCTCAAATACTCTAATCCCTGAAAATTTTGGATTAATTCTTTTAAAATAGCTAATCTAGCTCTGAATTTAGCGATCTCTACTCCCAAAAAAGTTAAAGTAAAGATAGTATGTATATTGACTCCATTTTTAACTGGAATAGTTCCCCCGATCATTTCAGTGAGTCCTTTAATAATCGTGAAGTTTAATCCTATCAGGCCAGATTTTAAGGTTTTGTTGGTTCTGTTTATAGGGAGCAAAAAGAAACACTATCGGAACAGAATTCCCTTGTCTTCCTAAAAAACGGTATTGATCAGTACAGTTTTTTGACGGCTCAATCCCAGATAATGGGCTGAGTCTCGATTCTGTATTCTTTAAAATAAATCTGCTCAATCCCTAAACTAGGATTTTGCCTAAATTCCTGATTTTTAGCTCTCAATGGAGCAATGGCACGGTTAGACAATAATTGTAAAATAAATTGAGATTTTTTTGATGGGTGGTCTAACACGGAGATAGAATTAAAAGCTGGATCTTGTTTGTCCATAAACTTTACTTTAAGGTTTTCTGGCTGGAGATAACCCTAGCATTGTTATTTTAATTTATTTCATTTCAGTGAACTCTTTCCTATACTTTTGTTAATCAGAGTTTGGTCTTTTTTACTTGTCTAATAATTTAGATCTGTCTACTTTTACTTAAAAGTAGCTCCTCACCGATACATGATTAAATTTCCGGCACATATCATTACCATCTAATCCAGAAGCCGGTTAATCCCTATCTTTTTGTTTTAATTTCATCCAAATTGATAAAATTTCCAATAGCAGCGTTGTTACTCTTGCCTTCCTCAAAGATATATCGAAAAACAAGAGTTTACTGAAATTTTAGGAGTTTTTCCGTGATTGATATCATTATATTCCCAACCGTCTCTTAAGCTAAGAGAGTAAAGATAAATTTAAGATTTTTTCTTTTGGGTTAATTAAAACCACATCTGAAAAAAAATAGGCATTATTACTACTTTAGATCCAGTTCATTTTACATCTACCTAAAGAAAGAGATTTAAAAAATTAATTTGAGGTTATTAATAAGCATAATAGAAGTCATTCAAATCAAATTTAGTCGATTATTATAGGAGTAAAGGCAGGACAAAAATTTAGAGGGACTAAATCAATCTTAGGACAGTTTTATGTGGCAATTGATCACTAATCTACTTGCTCCGAGTCACTACATTCCACATGGACATTGCTATCTTTGGCAAACCCCTTTGGTTTGGCTTCATGTAGTCAGTGACACATTCATTGCTCTAGCCTATTATTCTATTCCGCTCACGCTGATTTATTTCATCCAAAAGCGGAAAGATGTCCCTTTTAAAGGAGTTTTTGTTTTATTTAGTGCTTTTATTTTATCCTGTGGAACAACCCATATTTTAGAAGTCTGG belongs to Gloeothece citriformis PCC 7424 and includes:
- a CDS encoding membrane protein produces the protein MPFVTSLFAVGLALIHLYCGKLRFLDEIPRSRWLSIAGGVSVAYVFVHILPDLSDRQTHLSDLKVLSFIEYHVYLMALLGLIVFYGLEKLVKSSRKPEKEIGKETTTNIKIYWLHITSFALYNGLIGYLLVHRETTGLESLIFFFVAMSLHFLVNDYGLRQDHRNTYHKSGRWILAGSIILGWIIGTGTKISEAGLSVFFSFLAGGVIFNVLKEELPEERESRFWAFFIGAIGYSVLLLSL
- a CDS encoding response regulator, which produces MMTLESINLSIFTEKEKQPKLKSKNNDLASPWKILIVDDEIAIHEMTKLALNDFTFKRKNLTFLSAYSVQDAKQMIKTHPDIVLMFLDVMMERDRTGLEVVEYIRKVLDNQLIRIVMRAGHANIMSEDIVSLNYDINDYKVKTALTIDKLSFVVLQGLKSYQQKAITQAKLL
- a CDS encoding DoxX family protein — encoded protein: MISKPDTIKRKEILRAILAVSIIIVGITHFIRPDQYAKIVPPLFPNPVALVYISGFFEILGGIGLIIPFVSVAAAWGLIALFIAVFPANIYQAIYSIPIEGIPHHPLLYWVRLPFQAVLIAWAWWYTRKPEEQPGASEIAAKLRSLSYNE
- a CDS encoding potassium channel family protein, with translation MYLIIVGAGIVAQHLISLALDQGYRVGVIEKNQDLAQSILKKYDVDVFQGNIAEGGILDEAEADKANAIIATTEDDSVNLMAMLLGKEKGIKTLIAVIQENQHQKMFEHLGVQVIANPEKIIAQRLLSLVQQ
- the uvsE gene encoding UV DNA damage repair endonuclease UvsE, whose protein sequence is MNNNIPGNLPKLGLVCITASKTIRFRTITSKRLLQFSISEQQTLLRDIYHDNLQRLHTAITFCLNEGIRLYRLSSGLFPFSDEPVGEEILTELAPSLEKIGHYALNSGIRLVLHPPQFVVLNSDRPEVIDNSIKILTAHSRMLDLLQLPQSPWSLMNIHGGKGDRREKLIEVIQNLPDSIRFRLTLENDEYTYSAASILEICQAAQIPMVFDAHHHIIHEHLDTYEDPSVAQMLALSRTTWKNPQWQLVHISNGEQFFNDPRHSDFITVMPSSYRDAPWIEVEAKQKELAIAKLRQDWLHPLSTVQSA
- a CDS encoding TrkH family potassium uptake protein yields the protein MNPLIKTVLRDLGLLLLVPGGMAIISIPVCLFWGEYYAIIPFLTCAIASWGIGYLLYRCFAGAKSSRTTEAMITAAIGWGIIPLFAAIPFVLVANTLATRPLTPLTILEFQHPINAIFEAFSGMTSTGLTMALHESKLPHSLQWWRSFMEWVGGVGVIVLVVSLLDTNTDPYQLYSAEGRSKTINLTVRSTVRRIWWIYLLYTIAGVFWLKIVGMPWWDALNHGMTAISTGGFTITDDSIDAYAPLIQWAIIPIMIAGAISFPVHYRLLYKRRISALWGNAQHRALWVLLVIGALGLVLVNYRFKDDWLWRDSVFQWVSALGTCGFSTVTFTRWSETAKLLLSLAMIIGGTSGSTVGGIKLNRLVFLIKAVLWRFQRIVLRPHQLMRYKLNDEVVTEVEAIRRVEGAAVIFILWLTMLFVGVLILSEIVLPRYVLSDVIFEAASALGSVGLSTGITHPNLPFIGKLTLIIFMWMGRLEIIPVLLLFSFSTQHFVNLLSRFNIRAFFSKKSL